The window atattgtttaattaatattagtcaataattaattggtaattagttttgtgactaaaagagattaattaaacttaagggactggaattgtaattataagataattgcaattagggccatggattgccttttattataaggtggatgaattctatggggaagcccatatgaaatcgtccaaggccttaagaaaagggctccatgggttgcttagggcttaagcaaccaaattagggtttccttgttagataaccctaatagccttactatataaagaccccttatgcctcaaaaacgtggacaagcaaccttctagggtttcacacgtttttgggcagcctctaacctctctcctcttcatcctcttgcttatggtgtttgtgaaccattagaggagtgacacttgtgactctaagccttccaaagcaattcaaggaggaattgggattgttattgctacataacaatcaaggtaacattataaacttattctaatatctaatatgattacttgtatgctagaattagggtttatagtcttggattcaaagcatgtacaatagagaaacctagatccaagcattagggttggtatgagcacataggatgtcttatgaccaaaacccatcaccttagtcctaatctagcatgttgttctatcaactgataagcataacataaacttgtatggttattttggggtacttacttgagctcggctgattgcatgcaccacacctcttttctcttttcaaagttcttttctttctgaattctttttgcttttctaaaaccgttttctttctcaaaaactctctttttacaaaactgtcttttcatttgaaaacttttataccaattcctcagtttgagttcagacacacccgagagcatgtccgaatccctcaaacaaaggctctgataccaacttgtaacgacccaaaatttaagaccaaaaaattcttttaataaaacattactttaagcaaagacatcattccaaaagataatctgagtataagttttcaaaacacatgttcattattagagtaaacattctcaggctggcaaatctatggtgtgtgccatgcgatcatcccgagcttcatcatccgctaccggaagtacctgaaaccaaaactgaaaaccgtaagcacgaagcttagtgagttcccccatcataccatacactcatataacatacatatactgtcaggcatatctgggtgcccgacctaccccttcggtcctctcgaccggatactgcctagcatatctgggtgctagcctccccttcagtcctctcgactggatactaactagcatatatgggtgttggctccccttcggtcctctcgaccggatactgcctagcatatctgggtgctggctccccttcggtcccctcaaccggatactgcctagcatatctgggtgctggctccccttcggtcctctcgaccggatactgcctagcatatatgggtgctggcctccccttcggtatctttcaaccggtaacctggGACTATTTCACAcctaacactaccacataaaagcatagcataaacacataagccatatattgcctagcatatttgggtgctggcctaccccttcggtcttgtCGACCGGTAAGTGGGGATTATTTCACCCCCCTACtgccactatcacataacatcatatcatgctagcacataaacataacatcacatactgtcagacgtatctggggtgtcagactaccctccggtcctaacaaccgaactctactgatgagccagggagccccgtccatgctcctactgatagtgagatacgggcccagccctccctcactctttccctatcttgggcctcgcacctgatctgctgctaatgagatgtggaacgccatccacactctgctattggtgaggtacgggacctcgcccacactcaccaccctaccaggcacatacaagtatcacacagacaacaagtataactatcacataaaccattccttgggcacccgtccGCTATCGTTGGACCTTGTCCTGaacatcatactagcatactgtacctagggctaacccccgggtcttctactcataactacatgggtcggcattgtggccgtagacccactcatacaaagggaaactcacctgatactgctgaactgctgctgctaatcccttgaccgctacctgaccactcaCTCCGAACtgttgctccactagctccccgagctaccaatatcaacataacacttagtctaactgaccttcaaaggtcaactaagtcaactcttgccaaagtcaaagtcctggtcaaagtcaacctcccaggtcaaccctacttgccgagtcaccctattgactcgccgagttcatatgttcagagtccttctattcgcgactcgactcgccgagtcagtccatgactcgccgagtctaccgattaccgagtcctgacctgtccaactcaccgagtctccattcgactcactgatttgagtctcaactcgaagggtttggggtttcgcgacctgactcgccgagtccaagaacagactcgtcgaatCCAAGACAATctccatccaactcgccgagttgttcttccaactcgtcgagttcatgcccaacttcatccgactcgacgagctgttcatgccactcgtcgagttcctcctcatctttaagctactcgccgagtccactcaaaggactcgtcgagtccatccggtccttcatacatgcagaggacttttgagtcatacagggactccaaactgtagatctacccttcccaagcctattcctcacgtaaagttgcaaactttacgtatagagaaggagatctaggcaaaatacaccacaaactagggtttaaggcaaggaagctccataatcaactcaagggatgctactttatgcttctcaagaccacaatatgcttagatctgaagtagcaacttcagatttggcttctaactcaaaataataacattatggataaaaagccccaacaaccacacatagatctaggtgcaaaaagggtccaagaactagtttattacctccaaatgctcagaatgaactcacaatcccagatctatagtcccttcttgctcctccaagttccttcttccttctccaagctttaatgcaccttccaaggcaacaaatggcttaATCCAaggatatgacggctagggtttggtatcctGGGCTAAAGAGGCAttaaggagccctaggaagaagattaagacgtttatataggctccaagtcccgaatttagggttttccacgcacagaccagactcgccgagtcaccttggccgactcgccgagtcggtcacttactcctcgacccagatcccgctcggactcgctgagttcctccttggactcgccgagtcgccccttaaaattaaggttttctttcctttcttggccttcaaaactttggttgttacaaagtgtgtaattttcccaagtgtaactatcattatcaaaatatagtttgtacattaatgtttaagtgaagtgatcaccaaataaatgtaaagggtaaattaatgtagtactgtagtgttgtattataggaactactgttgtactaactaccttaaaccggatttatatcaaggtattatgtgattaattgtaccatactatcgactatgaacacgacaatgtaagtcgtcaaaaggtatgacatttggcacccgaagaCCTGCCAGTCCCACTGTaactagcagtaaggtgtaggatagtcaatcctgtatagatctatacgcaaactcacggtctccctccaggagattctggttacaactcgggtcAAAAGAAAAGATGTACTAAACATCTTCTAacagcgatgggaattcctcgggcgaaccctcagatctgcCAATTAGCGaaccacttcttgaaggtgtcgctcatgagccctctggcgaactcgaagttctatgacttcagctcgggaggcagccagttgttgttgcagagtctcattggttctcctggtcctttccatatcttcttcaagacggcagatgcggactgtgttgacaccagagttggcatcaatttccacgaTTTGGTCGATGGCTACTCGACCTTGCTCGATATTCCGAGCAATCCTGTGGACCATGATAGGTAGGACTCGGTCAGCTGAGCCACCCTCGTTTATGTTGTAAAAGTTGCGGTCCCCGTTGTAGGGtaaaggttgaccctgttcattgCTCTAGCGATTCAAGCTTGTTgtccacaagggtgtgggaccttcAAACGCGGGTCGGGTGTTGAGATTTGGGGCTTGACCCtcttggggtaggttgttgacttcaggctcggagtcagaaccatccgagaagccttctgcgaagtgatcatccaaaggaattgaatgctcatcttcgggctcctcttcaagccatccagcattgTCGTGGTATCGAAAGTACGGTTCACCatgatgatggaatccagccatgatatctacgctaGAAAAGGagtataagaatcttatataaatagacgtactatttaagataattataagatgatctttatcagttatgtCAATATTTGTTTAgtgtataccagttatatgaaatcaaagcaggatagaccttcgaataagtggccctaactccaaatccacaaccaaacaaggaacaggaagtaaagcaaagatcacagattctgagtctataacacctaaatttcatataaccttagcgtatccacttaacgactattgacctacttgatagagacctttctagttctcagataagtaattatagtaacacgaaatactcctatagtatttttaaacttATGTTCTATTCtagtgttttcattgtagtagtgctggtaagtttttagacttgttgccatatcacaaccattcttgggcatatgttaatcactcctcggaccatcatagttgatcaggctatgccactcccaggactgaccatacatccccgagattacttgtgatattcaacaatcgtaatacttttgtatttgtcattgtgaaactgattttagtatgaatgcaggatTGTATACTtagtaaatattttattatttaaaagtatagactcttggtcaaatttttaatcccattgtttttatagttagtatatcttttatgggttgacatactagattcactataaacgaagctctgataccaatctgtcacaccccatttggaagggtttacggcccaagaacatcccttggccgtaaactcctttgatcTTATGTTTCTTGGTGATTTTCAAGTGTAAAAAAGTTCATATTAAtcacacaagaagctagggcaagtgtacttacaagatagaagcttgatttgatgtttaaggtccaagaacactagtgtgtgttcttggtgttttgaagaacacttgaagttataaatgaaaatcaataatgaatggatgaaatgatgtataacaactagatgttaggttataacaataaataaagtcgagaaacacttatgttttcggaagatcgggtgaagaacgggatgctacttgagagagaatagggagtgttcttgaggtggaaaGTTGAGAATGAAggaaatggggagtaaactcatgcctaaggcATGAGTTCATGGCCATATGAGAGTTTATGGCTCAAActctaaaagtttggccgtgaactctttatTAGGGTGTTAAATGTGGGTTTGCTACTCCAGGACCCGAGACAGTACTTCCTTTCATTCGTTCGTTTGAAGAATAAATACtaaaaacactcaaacagactttAAACTGGCTAACAATTATCAGAAATGTAATTGACTTCTAATTGAAGTGCTTGACTTTAGAGTTtgtacgaatgaaaatttcgggttgccaCATCCACTGAGGTTGAATTTAGAGTTGTAGCCTCTACTACCACAGAAGTCCAATGGCTCACTaatcttttatttgagtttggCTTCAAATTACCTACAGTTCATGTCGTATATTGCGACAATCTTAGTGCCACGACATATTCTGCAAATCTAGTTTTTCATTCTCGCATGAAGCATTTAGCATTGGATTTTCATTTtgttcgagaaatagtacaaaacGGATCTCTACGGGTTACACACATATCGGGTGATGGCCAACTTGCCGATGCCCTTACCAAGCCATTACTGCATCCACGTTTTCAACTTCTGGTTTCCAAGATTGGTCTCACAAATAGCTTGTCCATCTTGCGGCCGAATGTTAAGTGATATATCACCGCCTCAAATATTGTTGTATATCTTTTTCAAATTTCAATCATATATTTCATAGCTTAATTGTAGGGGTTATTTTTGTTATAGACATTATTAGATAGCTTTCTTCTCTCCTGATTTTCCTCCCTGTAAATTGTAAATGTATACGGTTTGTTTGTGAATGAAATCATCAGTTCATACTTCTTCTCTGCAATACCTAAAATCTTCTTATAGACACCATTTAATCATGCATAGCTTAAGGTATTTGTGAAAGATTTGTCCATCGGCCTCCAACTCCAACTGAGAGATGTTGAATTATGGAGTTTGATTCACTCTTTGACCTAATAGCCGCTAGACAAACTAAATATGCGGTTTTAGGTATTTTGCACCTATAAATAAATCACTTGAATTTGTGTAACCCATGCAAGAAATTCGATAATATCAATAAAATCCACATCTCTTGTTTGTCTGTGGACGTAGCTGGTTACTTTGATTGTGCGAACCACGTTAAAAGAATGTGTTCTTGTCTTTTGTTTGCATTACACTCTCTGTGTATAAATTGTTTATCACTTTGTTGAAGTTCTTATACCCTAAAAGTTTCATAAGGTTTAGAAACCTCCATTAAAGCTTCATGAACTCAAATTCACTACAGAAGTGAGAATACATTACTAGATTTGTGTTCTAAAAAAAGAATCTAACTATATATTCGAATAAATTAAGTAATTAACTATAGAAATCAGAGTTGAAGATGTTTATAGATGGTAGAGACTTAGATAATCAAAGAAGGATTACATACATTACCATGAGAACTTTGCAGTTAAACATGCCTAATCGATAGCAATTCAAGGTGGGTTACCTTTATGAAGTTCTCATATTGGGTGTCCCAAAGCAGACATATTGTGGTAATGCCTtaagggatgttacaaatggtattagAGAATGGGCATGGGTCACTACGTACGACGAGGACGTTGAACCTTGTGGTGTGTGCCTTAAGGGATGTTACATATGGTATCAAAGACTGGGCACGAATCAATGTGGTCGAAGGGGATGTTGAACCTTGTAGTGAGGGTtaatgagagagagagaccctAATCCCACATCAATTATGAAGTAGAATTGCATTATAAGGTGTGCATATACCTTCCCTTTCACAACACTTTTTAAATTCATGGGAATAAAAGATCCCATGAGAACTTTCCTATCAAGTGTGTCTATACACAAGTAATTTCAGGATGGATGGCCCCCTTGGAAGTTTCCATGTCAAGTAGCCCAAAACAGacaatattatgttatgtgtataggTGATACATTCATTTTCACAAAGGGTTTTTAAAGCCATGAGGGTATAAGATCCCACGATAACTTTGAACTTAAGTTTTCCGGTACGAGAGTACTtttaggatgggtgaccccctggaaaGTTTTGATGTCGGGTAGCCCAAAACGGACACTATTGTGATACATGCCTTAGGGGATGTTACAGATGATATTAGAGACCAGGTATAATCCGTAAGAACTCTACAATTAAGCTTGCACAGAAGAGAGAAATGTCTAGATGgttgaccccctgggaagttttcgtgCTTCGTGGCCCAAAGTAGACACGAGTCAATGTGTTCAACGGGGACGTCGAACCTCATAGAGAGCGGTGGTGGGGGAGGGATCCCTGATCTCACATCAACTGAGAATAAGAACTAAGCATTGTCTTATAAGAGGTGTTGATACATTCCCTATTATAATGTGCTTTTAAGACTGTGAGAGTAGCAAAACCCATATAAACTCTTGCAGTTATGTTTGCCTGAGCGAGAGTAGTTTTAGAATGGATGACCCCTTGGGAAGTTTTCGTGTCGCGTGACCCAAAGTGCACAATAttttgatacatgagtacatgacATTAAGGGATGTTACATTAAAGGAGAATAGAACAAATCCTACGTATTACATAAGGaaccttacggcttaaaacatgCAATATAGATTAACAATTCAAATCAATTATTAACGTCTCCCCTATTGGCTATCGGGCTATGACCATATTTTCTTCACCATACCTAACTATGGTTATCGGAAACGAGTGCTACTATCCTTTTTAGTCACGGACGGCCTATTATGGGATATTTTAATGTTCTAATAACTCTGCACGTCGTAGGTTTTATCTTTTACCCACAATTATGGTTttaggaccatttatgtaatgtGTTTCATGTATCTTACATATTTACGGTTTATATTTTTCTCCTACTCAAAAACACCATccataaaaatacttgtaaatttCCATGGAGATACAACAACAAAATGCGATGGGAATATAAATTTCTCGAGCATAATCAACAATAGCATTATGTTCATCATTTAATCCTACGGACAGATTTTCCAAGTACTTTATGTTTTATGTTAATTTGATATTGAATTGGTTAAGATATGATCTTATTGGCTTGATGTAACAACACTAAATCTATAAAGAAGAATATgatgtatatatataatatatcatatactattatacatgcatttttggTCGTTGCATgaagttttcagtggatttgctTACAAGATGTTCAATCGAGCATGTGAAAGACGACTATTATGATCTTATTACAACATACAAGTTCATATAAGAACTCACAAGTTATACTCTAATAATGATTTCCATTTGTTGTTATCCTTTTCACAATGAGCAACCATAATCATCACTTATGTCTATATCTTCGATATCTGAATCATCCAAGTCATCAAAGTCCATACTATCACCAAGAAGTTGTGGTGATCCATCACTAAGCATCCCAGGATGAGTTCTTGCCTCTTGTATTACAGAAAGTATTTCTTCAACACTTTGATAGGTGTCATTTGAATTCCCATTGTGAGAGCTTCCTCCAATCATCAAATCTGTTGGCAAGTTCTTCAAGAACCATGGATGCATTTGGATTTCTGGAATTGTTATTCTCTAcacaaacataaataaaataagaaCATTTACATATAAGTAGGGTGAATTGACAAGATTATTTATTCGGTTTATAAAAAAGTTCTACCTTCTCAGGATTTGCAACAAATATCCTATAAAGAAGATGCTTGCATTCCAATGAAATTTCAACCGTATCCGGGATTGCATATTGGACACTAAGTATCCTCTATCATAAATGAAACCAAGTTTAATCAAACTCcataaaatgaatgtttttttttaattttttaatatgttAAGATGTTACTCACACAAACGGTTGTTCGGAAGTTTCTTGGGTCATCTGGATCTCCAAATGGATATGCTCCAACTAGCATGACATATAAAGTGACCCCACATGACCAAACATCTGCAAGCTACAATTTCCATTCCAAGGATTAACAAAGGAATTAACCCGAGTTTTTTAAAAAGTTGCTTGTAAAAATATAAAGAGAAGACTTTGTGTTGAATAAATGACTAAAAACTCAAAGGAATGAATCACCTTTCCATCATATTCTTTTCTTGAAAGAACTTCGGGTGCAATGTAAGCAGGTGTCCCAACTGCTGACTTTGGTTGAGAATGAAGAACCGATGACTGAATTACACAAACCACAAGAATTTggtatgaaaaatgtttttggaaGGAATGGAATCCGTCAAAGGAATTAgaattcaagattccattccATGGCATGTTGGGTTTTACCAAATGGACGGAATTCaattttattcttctttttcttAACTAGAAATAAGAATTTTAATTGCAAGTCTAAAGTTtaaaactattcaattccattccatttctTGCCAGATTCCAATTCTTTTGACAGATTCCATTCCTTTCAGAAACATTATGCGGCTTTTTAAAGATAAATGAGAGGGACCCACAAAATGAAAATTTAACAAATTTATACCTTTGAGTACCCAAAATCACATATTTTAACACGAGGAGCTGCACTTCCATCTAACAGTGTGTTTTCAAGCTTAAGATCTCTGTGACAAACTTCCTGCAAAATGCATCAAATTTTCAAGAACTAAAAAAGAAGTGATAATATTGTGTATAGAAAGAAAAGCCTTAAATGGAGTTCATCTATATATTATACCATTGAATGACAATAGCTAACTCCTGATATAAGTTGTTGAAAGAAAAATCTTGCCTGGTAAGTAAGAGaaaaaaaaacgtattttttTAGTAAAAAGGGTAACAATATTTGAAGTAATTCAAGAATTCGGTGATTTGTAAAGAAACTTGCCTCGTTTTCACTGAATTTACCCGCATTGCATATTCTCTCAAAAAGCTCTCCTCCAGTAGCATACTCCATGACTATCGCTAGATGAGTTTGTGTTAACAAGacctgaaaaatataaaatattgcaATGTACTTTCATATAAAATTATATCGAATAGAAATTCTTACGAAATCTAtgttatttgaatttgaaaattgCTTTGTTTGAACATTGAATCTTTTATCGGAAGTTAATTTTTGGTACTAATGGAACGATAACAATAAAATTACTGAATGCAATTAGCAAAATTCAATAACAACTGGTTGCATCAAGGAAAATAACTAAATAAAGTCAAGATCTATAACAGAAAGATTTTGGAGATGAACAATTTACAAAATCCATGTGAACTTTTGAACCTTTAAAGTCAAAGTTTGACTTTTTAGGATAAGGGGGTAAAGCAATGCAGTTAAGTAAACTTCAGTGAAGCAGAGTGGCACAAACATTGAAAACACAGCTCCGACACAAAAAAACGAACGCAGTTAAAAAGTAACCTCTTTAAATCTGATAATATTTGGATGCCTCAAAGATCTGTGATTCATAATTTCCCTCTGTACATGTTCATCAATCtgcaaaatttcaaaaatcttgaTCAAACCCAGAAAGCGTTACGCTTCGAATCAAGACATCAACTGCATAATAACATCAAAAGATTCAAAAAGATCAAAACTTTACGAAGATAAAAAGAGAACCTTTTGGCCCCTTTCGATAAACTTGACAGCAAACAGCTCTCTTGTCATCTTGTCCCTAACAAGCTTGGCTACCCCAAAATTACCCGACCCGATTTCTTTAACAAGTTCATATCTTTCCATTTTTGCCCAAAGTCAGTCAAGAAACTGAAATCATTCAAATTCACAAACCCTTGAATGATAAGTGAGATATGAGCAGGCAATAATGGAAATTTCTACTGGTTTGGTAGGTGAAGTGTGTTATGGGTCAAGAAGAAGAGAGAAGACTTGACTGATCACttgctatatatagaaatctTGATGGGTATAACGAAGCATCTCTTTCATATTATACTACCCATACCTTGCTATTATTGGATGAAAAAACCACCCTATACGTGTCTTAACCAGGTGAGCTTTGAGTTTTGAGGAGTTGTAATCCACTACAACCCAAAATTGATATTTTCCATgatctataattttttttaaggtTAATATTATTAGACaaatatttttaaacttttttctgtttaaacttaaaaaataaaatttattttacaaagaaaaaccatttatatttttttcaaagtTTATGTTTTGACATTTTAGCATATCACAAGTAGAAGGCCACACGGTGTACTATAATTCGTAAATAGCGGGTTGATAAACCTCACCACATTCTGGGTGTCAGGCTGGAGGTAGGGATGAGCATATAGACCGGGAAATCGGCCGGAACCGGTATCGGAACCGAAACCCGATGGAACCGATCGGGCCGGGACCCGGGACGATATTCTTGTGAATTTTTGGAACCGgaaaccggtaggaaccggaaccgtCAGAactggaaccggtagaaccggcaaaaacccaaaccgtatgttgctatttttcgaaaatcggttccaacatttgaagacacggtAAGAACgggtaggaaccggaaccggtgaAACCGGCGGTCCGGTTCGGTTCCTATTTTCCACCGAGTTCGATTCTCGGGCCGGTTCAAGCCGGGTCGGTTCCTTTGCTCATCTCTAACTGGAGGGAGTGGTGTCATCGAAACCGCACTCCCTTCACTATCACATGTGCGCCACATCATTTTTTACCACATAAGTGTGGTTTCTTGCCACATCCAAGAAGTGGTGCCATACTTTttgctttttcgtttttctttttaataattaatcaaataaaacttcatttagaaaagaaaaaaaaaaaaaactacaactATTTTAAAAAAGataatatttcattaattaaaaataaaaatgtcaTATATTGCTTAACttaaaaaaacctaaaaatttagaaaaggaaattagaaacataaaacttacaacttaaaaaaaaaaaaaaaaaaaaaaaaaaaaaaaaaaaaaaaaaaaaaaaaccaccacacgattaaaaacttgaaaaaaaactaGAAGTTAACCACGATTTGCGTAACGTTTTTCCACTTCCTCCTTCATCGCCAAAATAACTTAAAGTCCGTCCCCGGTCATATTCGACACGTCCATCGATAGTACTCTCATGTCGTTGTCCCTTTGTTTCCGAAGGTCTCTTTCAGAAACAATTTGCAAAATCTTGTCCATTCTATCGTTTATACCCTTCATGTCGGCCCCCATTTCTTTCAACTTGTCTGAATCCGACGCTTTACCTTTGCCTTTGTTTTTTGCTTTGTCTCTTCCCATTGGTCGGGAAGGCGGTGAAACTGGAACAAGTTCATCTTCGTTCATATCAAATTAAACACGAGCATCTGATGTAGTATGGTCGGACTCAGAAACGACCGTTTGTGGTTGTGCTTGTGTTTATTGAACAAACTCAGGTTGAGACAAAAAATCAAATGGATTATCTGTGTCGGATTGTGGTAGTGTTTTGTGGTAGtggtatatttaaaatattttaaacgaaagtcgtatatttaaaatattttgtaCAGGAGGTTGTGTCGATAGGAACAGTGGTTttgtgatctaaacgaaagtcgtatatttaaaatattttgtataaataatatttaaaatggttacaaaaatttaacatttataattaactcatgatatatatatatatatatatatatatatatatatatatatatatatatatatatatatatatatagatatatatatatatatatatatatatatatatatatatatatatatatatattggtcgcGATAGAACTTTTATCcaaaaataaatagtttttcaGCAGAAATGAAAATTAAATGGTTAAACAGAAAAAAGAGACCAAATATAATGGTTTTTTCGTCATTATGCCTAATAAAAAAACggccattttttttctttttttaaacctttcttgttttaaaaataatttatgaAATTCAacatttattttacattttaaacttttatcgTCAACTTATTAGGAAACCATTTTTGTACTACAAAAATATCACAACTGGCtttcataaatatttttttacattttttagacttgttttacataaatattttttttaattttttagaatTGATCAGTAAAAAAATAAGTGGTTTGAAAGCTCATAATTTTATTCATAAACTTTTTTTACATTGCATTTATATTTGATTCCCAAATGCAGGAAACCTatcattaaatataatatatatatatatatatatatatatat of the Lactuca sativa cultivar Salinas chromosome 6, Lsat_Salinas_v11, whole genome shotgun sequence genome contains:
- the LOC111908938 gene encoding serine/threonine-protein kinase SAPK2 produces the protein MERYELVKEIGSGNFGVAKLVRDKMTRELFAVKFIERGQKIDEHVQREIMNHRSLRHPNIIRFKEVLLTQTHLAIVMEYATGGELFERICNAGKFSENEARFFFQQLISGVSYCHSMEVCHRDLKLENTLLDGSAAPRVKICDFGYSKSSVLHSQPKSAVGTPAYIAPEVLSRKEYDGKLADVWSCGVTLYVMLVGAYPFGDPDDPRNFRTTVCRILSVQYAIPDTVEISLECKHLLYRIFVANPEKRITIPEIQMHPWFLKNLPTDLMIGGSSHNGNSNDTYQSVEEILSVIQEARTHPGMLSDGSPQLLGDSMDFDDLDDSDIEDIDISDDYGCSL